The stretch of DNA CGTCACCGTCGCGTCCGCGCTGGCGTTATCCGCCCGTCCGCGGCTTTTCCGGCTGCCCGAGGAGCGGCCCATCATCGGCTGACCGGCACCGTGCCGCACGCCCGGTCAGCCCGGCGGAACGTCGAAGTGCTGTCCCGGTGGGCTGCTAAGACACGGCGGCGAAGGGGGCCGCCTGCAGGTGGTCGGCGGTCCGCATCGCACACCGGTTGACCGGCGTGTAAAAAACTACGGCCAGCTTGGGCAACCTGATGGTTTCCGCCTCGTAGGCAGGTCCCCTGAGTTCCTCCTCCAGGTCCAGCATCAGGCCGGCCAAACGCTCTGCACCCACCATTTGGCTGGAGACTTTCAGTGCCCTGGCCGCAGCAAGGGCACCCGCTGTGTCAGCGGTGGACAGGGCGAGCCGGAGCCTGTCCACCCGGCGCGGCAGGCCCGCGATAAAGTCATCCACGAAGACCTGCCGGCACCCGTTGCCCTGCTCGCGATCAAGCTCCAATTCAAGAAGGAATGCCTTGTCCACAACAGGGGGCTTAGGGTTTGCGGGGATTCTCATGTCCGTCCTTCCGGGCTGCGGTGCCGCCAATTTCAAGCAGGCTAATCACTGCGGATTGGGGTTAGCTTGGCGCCAGAAGAGAAGGTCCGGGGAGCCAAAGGTTCCTCCAAGGTGGCGGATGCCAGCCGGAAGTTCCCTACCTCTCCCCCGTCAGCAGGGTGCCCTGGATGGCAGTGAGCGGCACTGCACCGTAGTCCCGTGAATCAACGGACACGCCCCTGTTGTCGCCCAGCACGAAGATGCTTCCTGCAGGAACGGTCACGGGGCCGAAGTACGTGGCGTCGATGCGGCTGTGATCAATGAACGGCTCGTCAACGTGCAGGCCGTCCACAAAGAGTTCAGCATCCCGGATGGCCACGCTTTGCCCGGCCAAGGCGATGACCCGCTTGATGGCCACGTGACCGTCTTCCGGGCTCGTGAAGGCCACCACCACGCCGCGGCCCACCGTGCCTGAGGCCGCAGCCGGTTTGTACATCAGCACCACCGAACCCTGGGGAATAACGGGTTCCATGCTGTCCGATGAAACGGTAAATGGCTCTACCAGCCATGCCCGGGCGCCGAGCAATGCCAGCGCCGGGACGAGCGCGAGCGCTAGGCGGCGCGGCACGCGTCGGCCTGCCCCCTGCTGCCGCAACCATCGGCGGCGGCCGGGGCTTCCACCCCGGCCGCCGCCCGTCGTCGTACGTTGTGTGGTCAATCCGTTTCGTCGTCCCACTCGGCTTTTGCGGCAGTCATGGGATCGTTCACGTCCACGTCCGATTCTTTGAGGCCCACCCGGAACTGGACCATCATGTCGTGGTCCTCATGGGGCAGGTTGTGGCAGTGCATCATGTAAAGGCCCTGCTGGGGGGTGAACTTCATCAGCAGCCGGACCTTCTCGTCCTCACCCACGTAGACCACGTCCTTGGGGCCCCGCTCGTGCAGCATGGGCGCCTGGCCGTTGCGGCTGAGGATCTGGAAGTCCACCAGGTGGATGTGGACCGGGTGGAACCAGCCCCCCGATTTGTTTTCGATTTCCCAGATCTCCACCGCGTTCAGCGCCGGGTCCGCGGCCACCTTCTTGTACCCGCTGGCAATCACGTCCTGCCAGCTGTCGTCGTTGATGGTCCACATGTTGGTGGCGTCGTTCCGCTTGACCCGGAACGACCGGGTCTTTACGGACTGGCTGGCCTTCAGCGACATTGCCTCGCTTCCCACCAGGGTGGTGGGGATTCGGTTCCAGGTGGGGTCGGTGGTGTCCACGGGCTCGTCGGTGACATCGAAGGCCATGATCTTGTTGGTGTAGTCGTAGTCCACGTTGTTCTTGTTGGACAGGTTCCGGAGCTCGATCCGCTGCCCGGTCTTGTACTTCCGGAAGTCGATCAGCACCTCGTAGCGCTCTGCACCGCCGTGCCGGTAGCTGGTCACACTTTGGGCCGTGGGCACCAGGCCACCGTCGGTTCCCACCACCACCAGCGGATCGCCGGTGCTGAGGGTGGGACGAAGGGAGCGGGAGATGGAGGCGTTGAGGATCCTGAACCGGTAGACGCGCTTCTGGACCTTCATCACCGGCCAGGGCTTCCCGTTAACCAGGATCACGTCCCCCCACAGGCCTGAATGGGTGTTGTCGTCGTAGCCCAGTGCCCCGCTGGCGGCGAACATGACATCGTTGACGGTCAGCGCCACATCGTAGCGGCCCTGCGGGAGCAGCTGGCGTTCCAGCGGATCGTGCATGTGGTACTGCGCCGCGAGGCCCGAGTACGCATTCAGGGCCGTGAAGTGGACGCCGTGATCGTGGTACCAGAGGGTGCGTGCCGGCTGGAAGTTGGGGTAGTGGTAATCCTTGTAGAAGCCCGGGTGCGTGATGTCGGAGGCGTAGCCGTCATACTGCGGCAGCGACGCCGAGCCATGCAGGTGGGTGGACGTGGACAGGGCATGCCCGTCGAGCGCGTGCTGGGCCGGGAGCTGGTTGCGCACCCGCAGCACGGCCTTCGTCCCCTGGTCCAGGCTGATGGTGGGCCCTGGGAAGATGCCGTTGTAGCCCAGGATCGGCGTGGTGAGCCGCGGCAGGATGTTGGCCGCGGCCGCTTTCTCCGTCACCTTGTAGTAGTTGACCGGCAGGCCGTCCGCGGGATCGATGCCGGTGGCGTAGGGCGCCAGGAACGGCGCCTGCACAAAGGCTGACTGGAACGGCCGGGGCATCTCCTTGTCGCTGAGCCGGCTGGCGGACTTCGCTTCAACCGAACCCGTGGGCAACATGGCGGCTCCCGCCCCAAGGACTCCCAGTCCTCCGATCAACAGGACCTGGCGGCGTGAAATGGACATTGGGTGTCTCCTTTGCTCAATAACCAGACTGTGCAGGGCCCAGCTTGGGGATTCCCTGCCCGGGTTGCCTGGTCCTTGGGAAATTCATGGAAGTCCCGCAGCTGGCGGGACGGTTCACTTGGCGCCCCGGTGGTGCCCTGCACCGAGGGACAGTCCCGGCCCACCGGGCAGCTCCAGGGTCAGGTCGATGGCGCGGTCCGGGAGTTCGAACACCAGCGTGGCGTTCAGGCTCTCCCCCTGCGGGACCTGGGCCGGGGCGGGAGTGGCCCAGACCGGCTTCCAGCTGCCCGTGCCCAGGGCCGAAACGGCGTACCGGGACGGGTCGAAGTAAATACCGTCCTTCTCCATGGCTGTCAGTTCCACGAGGATGCGGACCCTATGCATTTCCCCGTCCGGCGGGCTGGCGAGGGATGCCGGGGCTGATGGGGGCGTCCAGCCGTCGGCTTCGAGGGGTATGACCCCGTTGATTCGTCCCAGCCCGCCGTCGAGGCTTCCCGAGGCACCCAGCATTGCCGGCGGCGTCCGCGGCGCAGCAGTCACAATGCCCGCCACGAGTGTCCCCACCAGGGTGAGGAGGATGAGCGGGACAAGGACCCGGATGCGCCTGATGGTTGCTGTTGATGCCATGCCGGACAGTGTTGCCCGGGCTTCTAGGGAACTCCTTGGGGTCCGGCGGGGATGTTTTGCCGGGCAGCGTTTCCCTGGCGGATTCCGCCACTCCCGGGTGGCGTAACCAGCGTTTCCGCAAGGTCACGTTCCTACCGTCAGGGCATGCGCGAACACCTTGCGCAAGCACCCAGGATCAGTGAGGTTCTCATGACATCACCACAGCACGAACCGGGAGGGCCGCGGTTCCGCGTCAGTTACGCCAGAGCCGGCACCATTGCCGGCGTCTCCGCCATACTCTGCGCCACTTCCCTGATGGCCATTCCCTCCGCCAACGCGGCCGTCCCCACCTTTCCGGACAACCTTGTGGTCTTCCCGGACCGGGACTTTGTCACCATCGAGGGCTACCAGGACCGCGTGGGCCAGACCGCGTTGGTGGAAGTCACCCGAAAGGGGGCCGGAGTGATCGGGTCCGCCCAGGGCGTGGTGACCGCCGGGGACGTGGCCTTCGAAATCAACCACCCCGGGGGATACTGCTGGGGCGCCGGTACGGGGCTGAACGTCACCCCCGATATCCAGCCCGGCGACGTCGTCTCCATCAAGTTCAACGGCGCCGAGGCAGGGGCCACCACGGTCCAGGATGCCTACGTCACCGAGCATTCCTCCCTGTCCGGCACCACGCTGACCGTCAAGGGCCATGCAGGAGCCGGCGTCAACCCCGCCCAGATGGAACAGCGGATTGTTGAGCCGGCCCTCAAGGACACCAGCGTGGGCCGCCGCGACGTCCGGGCAGTCCCCGGAACGCTCACCGCCGAAGACGGTTACAGCTCCAGCCTGACGTTTGGCACCGCCGGCACGTTCACGGCAACGTATGAGTTCAACGATGCGGCCACAGCCGAGATAGCGGCAGCCGCTTCCGGCGAGCGCGCCATGGCGTGGGAAGTCGAAGACGTCGATGCAAACCGCCAGGGCCTGACCATCGCCGAGTTCGGCGAGCTGGGCGGCCCCGGAATGGGCGGCTGCCCCAACGGCCCGCTCCAGTCGGGACCGGCCGGGCCCACCAACGTCAAGGTGGCCAAGGTGGGCGGGGACCTGAAGGTCAACTGGACCCCGGCTCAAGCAGTCCCCGGGACCCCCGCCATCACCGGTTACCGCGTCACCGCCGTCGGCCATACCGTCACCGGCCGCGAACAGGCCGAATCGGGCGTGCGCATCAGCGATCCGAAAGCCGCCGGCACCACCATCAAGGGGCTCACCTCCGGCGAGGAGTACGACGTCTACGTGGTCTCAGTGAGCAGCGCCGGCGAGACCTTCCCGGCTGTTCCGTTCATTCCGGAAACGGACTCCACCCCGCCAACGGTGACGGCCTCGCCCACGGGTGGAACCTTCCCGACTGCGCAGGAACTGACGCTGACCGCCAGCGAACAGGGCAGCGACATCTACTACACGCTGGACGGGTCCGATCCCATCGGCAGTGGAGGCGTGGCCGCCGAGGGAGCCATCCTCTACAAGGACCCGGTCCCGGTAACGGCAACCAGCAAGTTCACCTACGCCGCCATCGACCCGTCCGGCAACGTCTCGGACAAGGCCACCGTCGAGTTCAGCATCACCAATGACCCAGTCCCTGCGGCGCCCACCTTTTCCGGAGCCCCAGTGGCCGGGAAGGGCACGGCCACGGTGACCTGGACGGCACCAAATCCCGGTGCTGAAGGACTGACCATCACCGGTTACACCGTGCAGGCCTACACGGCAGACGGGGCAGCATTCGGATCGGCGAAGAAGGTGGCCGGGGACGTGACCAGCCTGGTGTACGACGGGCTCGCCGGGGACACCCAGTACCGCTTCACCGTGCGTGCCGGCAACAGCAACGGCGACAGCCCCGAATCCGCCATGAGCGATCCGGTCACTGTCCAGGGCGATGTGGTGGCCAGCGCCGGTCCGGACCAGAACGTTGCGCGCCGCACCACCGCAACCCCTGTAACGCTTGACGGCAGGGGTTCCACCAGCGCAGGAGCCACTTACCAGTGGCGGCAGGTGCTGGCGGGCCCCACCGATCCTGACGGGGTTACGCTGAGCGGCAGCACCACGCTGCAGCCCACGTTCAACCTGCCCGTGTTCAAGTACCCCATGACCAACAAGCCGCTCACCTTCGAGCTGGCGGTCACGGCGGGCGGCGTCACGAAGACCGATGTGGTCACCGTGACTCCGGTTCCGGACCGGGTTACCGCGAGCGGTCAGTGGAAGAGCAGGGACTTCCGGGTCAACGGCACCAGCAGTGCCGTGGGCGGGACGGTCACCGTCCGGGTGGGCGGCCCCGGTGGCACCATCATCGGCACGGCCCCGGTAACGGCTGCTGCGGCACCGGAAACCGGCGGCGTCTTCACCCTCCGCCTGCGGGACGGCAACGCACCGGCAACCAACCCCGGCAACATCTGGATCGAATCCACGCTGGGTGGCACGGCGGGACCCATCACCGTGGCGAACAAGTAGCGCCTGCTCAACCATAGGAAGGTCCGGCGTCTCCCGCTCTATACGGGGGACGCCGGACCTTTGTTGTGGCCCGTACCTTTGTTGTGGCACGGGATCTTCGTGGTGGCCCTGGCCATTTGTGGCGGAACCGGGTCTCATTTGCTGCCAACGGGCAAACTGCTAAATGGTTTCCGGCTCCATGGCGTGGTTGCCGCGGCCCTTGGAGGGGTACCGGCCGGCCCACCGGACCGCCGGCGTGGCAGCACGGAATGTCGCCGTAACAAAGGTTCCCTGGCCCGGGGCCGAACGGATGTGGAGGGTTCCCCCCGCTTGGTGAACGGTGTCCTTGAGGATTCGAAGGCCGAAGTGGCCTTCCCGGTGCGCGGTGCGGGGGTTGAAGCCCTGCCCGTCGTCCGAGACCGTGATCTGGGTGAGCTCGCCGGATTGCCGGATCTGGATGTCCACGGCCGAGGCCCCGGAATGCTTGGTGGCGTTGACCAGCGCCTCGCGTGCCACCCGGTAGGCCAGCACCGCCCGGTCCCGGTCCAGGGTCACCTGCTCCGGGATGCTGGCGGTGAAGGCGATGCCGCGTTCCACCAGGGGTGCCTCCAGCCTCATGATGGACGCCTTCAGCCCCAGTTCTTCGAGGTCCGGCGGATAGAGTTCGCTGGTCATGGCGCGCAACGCCTTGATGTCGCGCTGGAGCATGGTCCGTGCGTCGGCGAACACCTGCTGCTGGCCGGGTTGGCCGCGGCGCTCTTCCGACTCGAGGGCGTAGGCCAGTCCGGACAGGTTCTGGATGACATCGTCGTGCAGCTCACTGGCGATCTGGCGCCGTTCCTGGTCGGAGGCCTCGATGGCGCAGTGCAGCAGCGCGTTGCGCTGCGCCTGGTGGAACTGGATCCGCTTGGCCAGGCGGACCGCCGGAATCAGCAGGACCAGCTGAAGTACTGCCAGTGACAACAGCACGGGCGGGATCATGCTGAGCAGGACCGCCTGCTGTTCCGCACGTACCGCCGCGCCTGAGGAATACGTTTCGAAGATCATTGGTGCCCCGTCCTTGGCGGCGGAACGGACGTAGACCTCCACCAGTTCCCCGGACGAGGCCTCGAACTCGTTTTCTTCGGCAGTCTGGGACTCGACGGTGGCCGTGGCCGGACCGCCGGCCAGGAGGAGGTGCGCCCACTCTTCCTGTTCGAAGTCCTCACCGATCAGGGACGGGACGTCCGAGTACACCACCTTGCCTTTTGCATCCCACACCTTGATCCTGGTGACGCCTCCGTTGGCCAGCCATGGCGCCACCCGCTGGTCCAGCTCCTCCAGGGCTGCAGGGTCCTGGGCCAGAAGCTGCGGGGTGATCAGCGGGCCCACAACGTTGTCCGCGAGACGCTGGGTGAACTCCCTGGCGTTGACAAGGGCATGCTGTTCGGCGGCATCGCGGATCCAAAAAGTCACCGGTGTGGCCACCAGTACCAGCGCTGCGAAGCCGGCCGCCAGGAACCGGGCCACGGCCATCCGCACCTCGCGCCGCTGGACGGCTTCGGGGGCGGCACCGGAGTTGCCGCGGGTCCTGCGGCGGAGATCTTTCACTCTCAGCGCCTGTGGTCAGGCAGCAGATTCCGGCGCGGACTCCGGCCCTGCGCCCAACCGCGCCACCAATGACGGATGCACAATCAGGTTGCCCGGGCGGGCGTGCCGCAGCGTGTCCAGCATGAGGCCCAAGGCGCCGTCCTTCGGCAGGAACCCGCAGATCCCCATGCGGGCGGCCTCCCGCAGCGCGTCCTGGGAGGGGTTGCCGGTCAGCATCACCACCCGGGCCTGCGGGGCTTCGGACAGGATGCGCTGGGCCGCGTGCAGCCCGGAACCGTCGGCAAGGTGCAGGTCCATGATCACGACGTCGGGACGCAGTTCCCGGAACATGGTCACAGCAGATTCCACGCATTTGGCGGCACCCAGGCTTTTGAGGTCCGGTTCCCGGTCCAGCGCGCCGGCCAGCAGGTCGGAGAAGATGGTGTGGTCGTCCACGATGAGGACGCGCAACCGATCAGTAACTGCCGGTTCCGGCCGGGCCGTAGGTGCAGCCACGGGTTGGACCTCACGCAGCGGGCGGGCGGTGGCGCTGGCCCTGGGAGATACGTCAGGGGCGCCCGTCCGCTCCAGGAGCCGGGCCTGCGCCTGCTTCAGCGAGGGAGAGGGCATGCACCCCAGCTCGACGTCCATGATCCTGCGGCAGCGTTCGAAGGCACGCAGGGCTTCGTTGACCTGCCCGTTCCGTTCAAGACCCAGGATCAGCACGTTCCAGCCCCGCTCATTGAGCGGATCCTCATTAGTAGCGGCAACGCCCCATGCAACGGCCTTGTCTGCTTGCCCCACGGCCAGGGCATGTTCCGCGGCCTGTACCCGGGCCAGCGCCACGCGTGCCGCGTGCAGCGACCGCTCCTCCTCCGCCCAGGCAGGAAGGAGTTCATCCCCCAGGAGCGGGGCGGAACCGAGCTCCAAGGCTTCACTCAGCAGCGACAATGCAGCTGCCGGGGCGGCGTGGCTGGCCTGCTTGGTCAGGGAAACGAAACGGTCCAGGTCCAGTTCCACCGAGGAACGGTCTATCGCATATCCCCCGGTGACCGTCCGCAGGGGTCCCGTCCTGCCGGAGCCGGGCTGCAGGTTTCGCCGCAGGACGCTGACATAGCTCTCCAGGGTGGGGAGGGCAACAGCCGGATGGTTGCCGCCCCACAGCAGGTCCATGATGCGGGTCTTCGAGACCGCCGAGCCCAGATTCAGGAGCAGGATCTCGAGGACCTGGCGGGGTTTGGGACCGCCGAGGTCATTGGCTCGGAGCTCCACATTGCCGCGCCGGATCGTCAAAGGACCAAGAACCGAGATGCGGAGCGCCGGCGTCGTCGACGGCGCTCCCGATCCCGGACCCATCAGCCCTGCACCCATTTCCAATGTAGCCACCAATTACTCCCCCGATGAGTGATCGAACCTTCTGCCTCAATTGCAGTTCCCAGGCAAAAGTCAGACAACAGTAGTAAGTACTCACATCAGATTTCGGGTTTTTCTCCCGACTACTTGGCCCGCCGGAAGTGGGTACTTGGCATTTCTGCCCGCCAACCAGCCCCGGACGGGCGCCACAGCGGACCTCGGACCGTGTTTCCGCAGGTCAAAGCGGTGTGCTGCCGGCATGGCAAATGTTGGGAAAACCCTAGGTGGTGCACCGGACTTGCGCGCAACCCCTGTCAAAGGAATCCCCAACCGGGTCCCCCTAATTTGGCAACGAGACGGCACCACAGCGCGGTATGACGAACCCGCCTCCGCAAAAGCCGGCCGGAAAAGGAATGGAGACGCCCATGAATCTGCGTAGAACCCCCGCCTCTGCACCGTCCGACAGGTGGGGGGCAGGTCCCATGGTCCGCTCGTGGCGGGCAATCCCCGCGGCGCTTCGGGGCGTCCGGGCAGGCCTGCGGACCGTCCGGGTCCGGGTCCTCACCACTGTCCTGGCCTTCCTCGCGGTGGGACTGTTCGTTGCCGGCACCACCACACTTGCCTTGGACCTGCGGGACCTCAACAGCAAGGTCAGCGAAGACCTGCTGCACCAGTCAGCACGCCTCCAGGACATTGTGGACCAGGGCCTTCCCGGCGGCGCGCCCTACCCGTCCCTCGATGACCTGTTCACCGTCTTCCTGCGGGGCGGCACCCTGGGCCGGTATGAGTCGGTGATGGCCAGCGTCGCGGGAGGGGACACCTTCCTGCCCGCCGGCGCCCAGGCCCGCAATCTTGGCCAGCCGCAGGTACTCGAAACGGCGCTCGCCGTACCCCTGGACGGCACCACTGCCCTGCGGGACGTGGTTATGGACGGCCACCTGGTGCGGCTGGCCATCACCCCCGTGTCACTGGGCGGGGATTCCCCGAACGGTGTGTTGGTGGCGGGGAACGAGATCGGGCAGCAGCGGGAGCAGATGGTGGCCTCCTTCGGAACCTTTGCCATGGTTTCGCTGGCCATCCTGCTGCTGGCCGGCGCCGTGGGGTACGCCGTGACCGGACGCCTCTTCGTCCCCATCCGCCGGCTGCGCCAGGCTACCGAAACCACCACCTTCGAGGACGTAAGCAGCCGCGTCACCGTCCCGCCCGGCGACGATGACGTCTCGCAGCTGGCAACGGACTTCAACCGCATGCTGGACCGGTTGGAAGTGGGGATCGAGGACCAGCGGCAGTTCGTGGATGACGCCAGCCACGAACTGAGGACACCGCTGACCATCATCGGCGGCCACCTGCAGCTGCTGCAGCCGGCAGATGCCATGGACGTCGCTGAAACCCGGGTGCTGCTCCTGGAGGAAGTGGACCGGATGCAGTCCCTGGTCAACGAACTCCTGGTGCTGGCCAGGAGCGGACGGCCCGACTTTGTCCGGCCCGACTGGATCGATACCGATTCCTTCCTCGAAGCCGCCATGGAGCGGATCCGCGTCCTGGGAGACCGGCACTGGCAAATTGAGCAGCTGCCCGGCGGCTGGTTCCGGGCGGACCGCAACCGCCTCACCCAGGCCATTGAGCAGCTGGCCGCCAACGCCGTG from Pseudarthrobacter chlorophenolicus A6 encodes:
- a CDS encoding Hpt domain-containing protein, with amino-acid sequence MRIPANPKPPVVDKAFLLELELDREQGNGCRQVFVDDFIAGLPRRVDRLRLALSTADTAGALAAARALKVSSQMVGAERLAGLMLDLEEELRGPAYEAETIRLPKLAVVFYTPVNRCAMRTADHLQAAPFAAVS
- a CDS encoding sensor histidine kinase gives rise to the protein MKDLRRRTRGNSGAAPEAVQRREVRMAVARFLAAGFAALVLVATPVTFWIRDAAEQHALVNAREFTQRLADNVVGPLITPQLLAQDPAALEELDQRVAPWLANGGVTRIKVWDAKGKVVYSDVPSLIGEDFEQEEWAHLLLAGGPATATVESQTAEENEFEASSGELVEVYVRSAAKDGAPMIFETYSSGAAVRAEQQAVLLSMIPPVLLSLAVLQLVLLIPAVRLAKRIQFHQAQRNALLHCAIEASDQERRQIASELHDDVIQNLSGLAYALESEERRGQPGQQQVFADARTMLQRDIKALRAMTSELYPPDLEELGLKASIMRLEAPLVERGIAFTASIPEQVTLDRDRAVLAYRVAREALVNATKHSGASAVDIQIRQSGELTQITVSDDGQGFNPRTAHREGHFGLRILKDTVHQAGGTLHIRSAPGQGTFVTATFRAATPAVRWAGRYPSKGRGNHAMEPETI
- the lepB gene encoding signal peptidase I translates to MPRRLALALVPALALLGARAWLVEPFTVSSDSMEPVIPQGSVVLMYKPAAASGTVGRGVVVAFTSPEDGHVAIKRVIALAGQSVAIRDAELFVDGLHVDEPFIDHSRIDATYFGPVTVPAGSIFVLGDNRGVSVDSRDYGAVPLTAIQGTLLTGER
- a CDS encoding sensor histidine kinase, producing the protein MNLRRTPASAPSDRWGAGPMVRSWRAIPAALRGVRAGLRTVRVRVLTTVLAFLAVGLFVAGTTTLALDLRDLNSKVSEDLLHQSARLQDIVDQGLPGGAPYPSLDDLFTVFLRGGTLGRYESVMASVAGGDTFLPAGAQARNLGQPQVLETALAVPLDGTTALRDVVMDGHLVRLAITPVSLGGDSPNGVLVAGNEIGQQREQMVASFGTFAMVSLAILLLAGAVGYAVTGRLFVPIRRLRQATETTTFEDVSSRVTVPPGDDDVSQLATDFNRMLDRLEVGIEDQRQFVDDASHELRTPLTIIGGHLQLLQPADAMDVAETRVLLLEEVDRMQSLVNELLVLARSGRPDFVRPDWIDTDSFLEAAMERIRVLGDRHWQIEQLPGGWFRADRNRLTQAIEQLAANAVHSTEPGDIISIGAAWVTAKDSASEQQHEPTIDIWVADTGCGISAADQERIFDRFARAGVSRGVEGSGLGLPIVKAIAEAHGGSVRLSSRVNVGSRFVLSLPSGTSWLAF
- a CDS encoding fibronectin type III domain-containing protein; protein product: MTSPQHEPGGPRFRVSYARAGTIAGVSAILCATSLMAIPSANAAVPTFPDNLVVFPDRDFVTIEGYQDRVGQTALVEVTRKGAGVIGSAQGVVTAGDVAFEINHPGGYCWGAGTGLNVTPDIQPGDVVSIKFNGAEAGATTVQDAYVTEHSSLSGTTLTVKGHAGAGVNPAQMEQRIVEPALKDTSVGRRDVRAVPGTLTAEDGYSSSLTFGTAGTFTATYEFNDAATAEIAAAASGERAMAWEVEDVDANRQGLTIAEFGELGGPGMGGCPNGPLQSGPAGPTNVKVAKVGGDLKVNWTPAQAVPGTPAITGYRVTAVGHTVTGREQAESGVRISDPKAAGTTIKGLTSGEEYDVYVVSVSSAGETFPAVPFIPETDSTPPTVTASPTGGTFPTAQELTLTASEQGSDIYYTLDGSDPIGSGGVAAEGAILYKDPVPVTATSKFTYAAIDPSGNVSDKATVEFSITNDPVPAAPTFSGAPVAGKGTATVTWTAPNPGAEGLTITGYTVQAYTADGAAFGSAKKVAGDVTSLVYDGLAGDTQYRFTVRAGNSNGDSPESAMSDPVTVQGDVVASAGPDQNVARRTTATPVTLDGRGSTSAGATYQWRQVLAGPTDPDGVTLSGSTTLQPTFNLPVFKYPMTNKPLTFELAVTAGGVTKTDVVTVTPVPDRVTASGQWKSRDFRVNGTSSAVGGTVTVRVGGPGGTIIGTAPVTAAAAPETGGVFTLRLRDGNAPATNPGNIWIESTLGGTAGPITVANK
- a CDS encoding BTAD domain-containing putative transcriptional regulator, with protein sequence MATLEMGAGLMGPGSGAPSTTPALRISVLGPLTIRRGNVELRANDLGGPKPRQVLEILLLNLGSAVSKTRIMDLLWGGNHPAVALPTLESYVSVLRRNLQPGSGRTGPLRTVTGGYAIDRSSVELDLDRFVSLTKQASHAAPAAALSLLSEALELGSAPLLGDELLPAWAEEERSLHAARVALARVQAAEHALAVGQADKAVAWGVAATNEDPLNERGWNVLILGLERNGQVNEALRAFERCRRIMDVELGCMPSPSLKQAQARLLERTGAPDVSPRASATARPLREVQPVAAPTARPEPAVTDRLRVLIVDDHTIFSDLLAGALDREPDLKSLGAAKCVESAVTMFRELRPDVVIMDLHLADGSGLHAAQRILSEAPQARVVMLTGNPSQDALREAARMGICGFLPKDGALGLMLDTLRHARPGNLIVHPSLVARLGAGPESAPESAA
- a CDS encoding multicopper oxidase family protein, which translates into the protein MSISRRQVLLIGGLGVLGAGAAMLPTGSVEAKSASRLSDKEMPRPFQSAFVQAPFLAPYATGIDPADGLPVNYYKVTEKAAAANILPRLTTPILGYNGIFPGPTISLDQGTKAVLRVRNQLPAQHALDGHALSTSTHLHGSASLPQYDGYASDITHPGFYKDYHYPNFQPARTLWYHDHGVHFTALNAYSGLAAQYHMHDPLERQLLPQGRYDVALTVNDVMFAASGALGYDDNTHSGLWGDVILVNGKPWPVMKVQKRVYRFRILNASISRSLRPTLSTGDPLVVVGTDGGLVPTAQSVTSYRHGGAERYEVLIDFRKYKTGQRIELRNLSNKNNVDYDYTNKIMAFDVTDEPVDTTDPTWNRIPTTLVGSEAMSLKASQSVKTRSFRVKRNDATNMWTINDDSWQDVIASGYKKVAADPALNAVEIWEIENKSGGWFHPVHIHLVDFQILSRNGQAPMLHERGPKDVVYVGEDEKVRLLMKFTPQQGLYMMHCHNLPHEDHDMMVQFRVGLKESDVDVNDPMTAAKAEWDDETD